One Mauremys mutica isolate MM-2020 ecotype Southern chromosome 9, ASM2049712v1, whole genome shotgun sequence DNA segment encodes these proteins:
- the STK26 gene encoding serine/threonine-protein kinase 26: protein MAHSPVAVQVPGMQNYRADPEELFTKLERIGKGSFGEVFKGIDNRTQQVVAIKIIDLEEAEDEIEDIQQEITVLSQCDSPYVTKYYGSYLKGTKLWIIMEYLGGGSALDLLRAGPFDEFQIATMLKEILKGLDYLHSEKKIHRDIKAANVLLSEQGDVKLADFGVAGQLTDTQIKRNTFVGTPFWMAPEVIQQSAYDSKADVWSLGITAIELAKGEPPNSDMHPMRVLFLIPKNNPPTLLGEFSKPFKEFIDACLNKDPTFRPTAKELLKHKFILKNAKKTSYLTELIDRFKRWKAEGHSSDESDSDGSDSESSNKENNSHPEWSFTTVRKKPDAKKLQNGTDQDLVKTLSCLTMIITPVFAELKQQDINNASRKKAIEELEKSITMAESTCPGITDKMVKKLMEKFQKFSVNDSS, encoded by the exons AACTATAGAGCAGACCCAGAAGAACTGTTCACAAAATTAGAACGCATTGGAAAAGGCTCATTTGGTGAAGTCTTTAAAGGAATTGATAATCGAACGCAGCAAGTGGTTGCTATAAAAATCATAGACCTTGAAGAAGCAGAAGATGAAATAGAGGACATACAGCAAGAGATAACTGTCTTAAGTCAGTGTGATAGTCCTTATGTAACAAAATACTATGGATCATATTTAAAG GGCACAAAGTTATGGATAATAATGGAATACTTGGGTGGAGGATCAGCTTTAGATCTT CTACGGGCTGGTCCATTTGATGAATTCCAGATTGCTACTATGCTAAAGGAGATCTTGAAAGGTCTAGACTACCTACACTCGGAGAAGAAAATTCACAGGGATATAAAAG CTGCCAATGTCTTGTTGTCAGAGCAAGGAGATGTTAAACTTGCTGATTTTGGAGTTGCTGGGCAGCTGACGGATACACAAATTAAGAGGAATACCTTTGTAGGCACACCATTTTGGATGGCCCCTGAAGTTATACAGCAGTCGGCTTATGACTCAAAA GCTGACGTTTGGTCTTTGGGAATCACTGCTATTGAACTAGCCAAAGGAGAGCCACCCAACTCTGACATGCATCCAATGAGAGTTCTGTTTCTTATTCCAAAAAACAATCCTCCAACTCTACTAGGAGAATTCAGCAAACCTTTTAAAGAATTTATTGATGCGTGTCTGAATAAGGACCCAACATTT CGCCCAACTGCAAAGGAACTCCTGAAACACAAATTCATTCTGAAAAATGCCAAGAAGACTTCTTATCTGACAGAACTTATTGACAGGTTTAAGAGATGGAAGGCGGAAGGGCACAGTAGTGATGAATCGGATTCGGATGGTTCTGATTC GGAGTCCAGCAACAAAGAGAACAATTCTCATCCTGAATGGAGTTTTACTACAGTTCGAAAGAAGCCAGATGCAAAGAAACTGCAGAATGGAACA GATCAAGACCTTGTGAAAACCCTGAGTTGTTTAACTATGATAATCACACCTGTGTTTGCTGAG CTTAAACAGCAGGACATAAATAATGCTAGCAGGAAGAAAGCAATTGAAGAACTTGAGAAGAGCATCACTATGGCAGAATCTACATGTCCAGGGATCACAGATAAGATGGTGAAGAAACTTATGGAGAAATTTCAGAA GTTTTCTGTTAATGACTCATCCTAA